One segment of Salvia splendens isolate huo1 chromosome 20, SspV2, whole genome shotgun sequence DNA contains the following:
- the LOC121780723 gene encoding 2-methoxy-6-polyprenyl-1,4-benzoquinol methylase, mitochondrial-like, giving the protein MAMRSIYRGLRRNDSRFCSYLHSHATSFGFKEVREDEKSQMVGNVFTSVASSYDVMNDLMSGGLHRLWKERLVSKLNPFPGMKHLDVAGGTGDVAFRIFDSIHSVAHRAVRDSHDDILLGETQIFVCDINPNMLRVGRKRAQDRGLGDNKSLVWVEGDAEKLTFGDATMDGYTIAFGIRNVTHIEKALAEAYRVLKPGGRFLCLELSHVELPIFKDLYDYYSFAVIPKVGELVAGDRESYQYLVESIRRFPKQEKFAKMIEEAGFQKVEYENLVGGVVAIHSGLKF; this is encoded by the exons ATGGCGATGAGATCGATTTACCGGGGCTTGAGGCGGAACGATTCGCGTTTTTGCTCTTATTTGCACTCTCATGCTACTAGCTTCG GATTTAAGGAAGTTAGGGAGGATGAGAAGAGCCAGATGGTTGGCAATGTGTTTACAAGTGTAGCTTCGAGTTATGATGTGATGAATGATTTAATGAGTGGTGGGCTGCATAGATTGTGGAAAGAAAG GTTGGTTTCCAAGCTGAATCCATTTCCTGGAATGAAGCATCTTGATGTGGCTGGTGGCACAG GGGATGTTGCTTTCAGAATCTTCGACAGTATCCATAGCGTTGCACATAGGGCTGTAAGAGATAGTCATGATGATATTCTCCTTGGAGAAACTCAAATTTTTGTATGTGATATTAACCCCAATATGTTACGTGTTGGCAGAAAGAGGGCCCAAGACAGAG GGTTGGGAGACAATAAATCTCTTGTTTGGGTTGAAGGAGATGCGGAAAAATTAACATTTGGTGATGCTACAATGGATGGTTACACAATTGCATTTGGAATAAGGAATGTAACACATATAGAAAAAGCTCTTGCAGAAGCTTACAG GGTGCTTAAACCAGGGGGGAGATTTCTTTGTCTCGAACTCAGCCATGTGGAACTTCCAATTTTCAAAGATTT GTATGACTATTACTCATTTGCAGTAATCCCGAAAGTGGGAGAGCTGGTTGCAGGTGATCGTGAATCTTATCAGTATCTGGTAGAGAGTATCCGCCGCTTCCCCAAACAG GAGAAATTTGCGAAAATGATCGAAGAAGCTGGTTTCCAGAAGGTCGAGTATGAAAACCTTGTGGGAGGTGTCGTCGCCATCCATTCAGGTCTCAAGTTTTAG
- the LOC121781923 gene encoding uncharacterized protein LOC121781923, with the protein MIEASEIADPSPESSAPPSSDESEELQRLEHAPPFWQNKRRLSKQLSMCELPRNIAWERRRRRRFVQQERRRTEDLTDEDLHELKGCIELGFGFDEENGQRLCMTLPALDLYFAVNRQFVTSPISSPGSNASAPSPGSEGLGTRSSSCGSDSDSWKICNPGDDPQHVKTKLRHWALAVACSVKQSS; encoded by the exons ATGATTGAGGCATCGGAGATAGCCGATCCCTCACCGGAGTCGTCGGCTCCTCCCTCGTCTGACGAGAGCGAGGAGCTGCAGCGGCTGGAGCACGCGCCGCCGTTCTGGCAGAACAAGCGGCGCCTGTCGAAGCAGCTGTCGATGTGCGAGCTCCCACGCAACATCGCGTGggagaggcggcggcggcgccggTTCGTCCAGCAGGAGCGGCGGAGGACCGAGGATCTAACCGACGAGGACCTGCACGAGCTGAAGGGGTGCATCGAGCTGGGGTTCGGGTTTGATGAGGAGAACGGGCAGCGTCTCTGTATGACGCTGCCCGCGCTCGACCTTTATTTCGCGGTGAACCGGCAGTTCGTGACCAGCCCCATCTCTAGCCCCGGCAGCAACGCCTCCGCGCCTAGCCCCGGGTCCGAAGGGCTCGGGACCCGATCCTCCTCGTGCGGTAGCGATTCTGATTCGTGGAAGATATGCAACCCGG GTGATGATCCTCAGCATGTGAAAACAAAGCTAAGGCATTGGGCACTCGCCGTTGCTTGCTCTGTGAAGCAATCCTCTTAA
- the LOC121782798 gene encoding protein WVD2-like 1, producing MGRGVVGLRIDKKMNTVNERSNGTIRVAPKAVPEKSGKNDYEVEDNNIKARIPDGCDEKQDVLGVKSTNHQPEEKIIKADVHKSPEKSPAKPTSANGSESNDSGTEVLPKCRDSLSPGSAKPIAHLSSRKLMQPHCKNYNDEEDNWSLASSTATSVRTRVTVPVAPRFNCVNRLERRKEFYTKLEEKHKALEKEKLDYEARTKEEEQAAIKQLRRNMMYKANPVPSFYRDGPPPKVELKKLPVTRAKSPNLSRRKSCGDAVKPTPEDKVSCGQASRHSVGVYREGRASPLQKKASPVTPKGKDQTYARKVNGSIKAKIPTKQSKETVENSQAEEQGNAEIAAQS from the exons ATGGGGAGAGGTGTTGTAGGTCTTCGTATTGATAAGAAGATGAACACGGTCAATGAAAGATCGAATGGCACCATCCGTGTTGCTCCAAAAGCAGTACCGGAGAAATCTGGAAAGAATGATTATGAGGTGGAGGATAATAACATAAAAGCTAGAATTCCAGACGGCTGCGATGAAAAACAAGACGTGCTAGGGGTGAAAAGCACCAATCACCAACCCGAGGAGAAGATTATTAAGGCTGATGTTCACAAGTCTCCTGAGAAATCGCCAGCAAAACCTACATCTGCTAATGGGTCTGAAAGCAATGATTCGGGTACAGAAGTTTTGCCCAAGTGTCGTGATTCACTTTCTCCAGGATCAGCAAAG CCAATTGCTCATTTGTCTTCAAGGAAGCTGATGCAGCCTCATTGCAAAAATTATAACGATGAAGAAGATAATTGGTCTTTGGCTTCCTC TACTGCAACTTCTGTAAGGACGAGAGTCACAGTTCCGGTTGCTCCGAGATTCAATTGTGTAAACCGTTTAGAGAGGCGTAAGGAG TTTTACACTAAGTTAGAAGAGAAGCACAAAGCCTTGGAGAAAGAGAAACTTGACTATGAAGCTAGAACCAAG GAAGAAGAACAAGCAGCAATAAAGCAGCTTAGGAGGAACATGATGTACAAAGCAAATCCTGTTCCTAGCTTCTATCGTGACGGTCCTCCACCGAAAGTCGAGCTAAAAAAG CTGCCTGTCACCCGTGCCAAATCACCAAACCTAAGCAGGAGAAAGAGCTGCGGTGATGCAGTCAAACCGACTCCTGAGGACAAGGTATCCTGTGGACAAGCATCTCGTCACAGTGTAGGCGTCTACAGAGAAGGCAGAGCTTCTCCTCTTCAGAAAAAGGCCTCTCCCGTCACCCCTAAGGGTAAGGATCAAACTTATGCGCGAAAGGTGAATGGATCGATCAAAGCCAAGATTCCTACGAAGCAATCTAAAGAGACGGTCGAAAATTCTCAAGCAGAAGAGCAGGGGAATGCTGAAATTGCAGCTCAATCTTGA